The nucleotide sequence TTGTTATTACGAGATACGAGCTTTACGATTTGGAACGAATCATAAAAGAAGTAGATCCGAATGCTTTTACCAATATTGTAGAAACAGCAGGCATTTTTGGTTTCTTCAGAAAGGATTAAAAAAGAGCCGGCTTGTACGCAAGCATAGCGTGCAACCCGGCTTTCTTTAAATCGCAGATTTTTTATCTATGGCGAGATTTAATTTGGATTCTAAGAAGGCAGCCACCCCATCTTCTTCGTTCGTTAATGTGACCTCATTGGCGATATTTTTTAGTTCATTAATAGCATTGCCCATAGCCACTCCAGTTCCGGCATATTCAATCATTTCCAAATCGTTGTCCTCATCGCCAAAAGCAATAATCCGCTCCCTAGGGATGTTCAAATCAGCTGCGGCCCGTTGAATGCCGACTGCTTTATTTAGTCCTAATTTAACAAGTTCAATCACATGCCACGGGGCAGTCCAGCGTCTATGGTGAATGACTTCTGCATGAACCTCGCTTAGGTGATCACGAATGAGCGGAGCTGTTTTTTCAGTGGCGTGGATCAGCATGCAGGTAGGGTCATCATTAAGCATCCGACGCAAATCGCCGCTAGTAATAGCCGGATCTCCTAAATTAAACAGATTAATCAGCCGTTCATCATGATAGTGAAAGTACAAATCATCCTGCACTTCCGCAATAATATTATGGAAATCAAAGTCATGGCAGGCTTCCACAATTTCAGAAGCTGTTTTCAAGTCCATTGGTTCATGGTAGATTCCCCAGCTATTATTTCTAGGATGATGGACGAAAGCCCCATTAAAATTCACGATGGGTGTTACAAGACCTAGCTCATTGTAATAAAGGCCGCTGGAGCGATAAGGACGACCAGTAGCAATCATTACTTCATGTCCTTGCTCCATTGCTTTTTTTAGCACTTCTTTTGTACGGGAGGAGATTTGTTTATCATCCGTAAGCAGTGTTCCATCTAAATCGACGACAATTAAATGTTTTTCAGCCATTGACCCGCAGACACTCCCTTTCATGGTTTCTCTTCCTTAAGTGTACGCTTAATTTAATACTTATGTCCAATGAAGCATAGATATTTACATGAAATTTACCTGTTTGTTGGAAAATAAGCATGGAAGGTGCTAATTTGTCCACTGCTTTGTTATGATAGGGATAAGCCAAAGCTTGAAGGAGGAAAAAAGCATGGATCAGGATTTAAAGGAAAATATTTTAGGGGCGCTAGAGCAAGTCGTTGACCCGGAGCTTGGTATTGACATCGTTAACCTTGGGTTGGTATATGATGTTGATATGGATGAGGCAGGAAAAACAAAAGTAACGATGACATTAACATCAATGGGCTGTCCGCTTGCTGGCATTATCGTTGACCAAGTGAAAGCTGCACTCGCAGATATTCCCGAGGTAAAAGAGGTAGAAGTTGATATCGTTTGGAATCCACCATGGTCACGGGATATGATGTCACGCTATGCTAAAATTGCTCTTGGTATTCAATAATAAAGTAAGAAAGAAAAAGCACTCGCTTGATCAAGCGGGTGCTTTTTCTATTTTCCTATTAAGAAACCTGAGATTAGGTGTTAGAAGGCGGGCTGTGTTCGGATTAGAATCAATGTCTTGAATTAGAGAAACAGCAGTACGAGTGGGCCAACGATAAAGCAGTAGATGGCAAAGTATTTCAAGTTTCCTTGCGCCATAATGTTCATAAACCATTTTAATGAGAAATAAGACATGACAAACGAGCCAATAAAAGCCACTGTGTAGGGAATAGCCAACTGATG is from Bacillus sp. PK3_68 and encodes:
- a CDS encoding Cof-type HAD-IIB family hydrolase, which produces MAEKHLIVVDLDGTLLTDDKQISSRTKEVLKKAMEQGHEVMIATGRPYRSSGLYYNELGLVTPIVNFNGAFVHHPRNNSWGIYHEPMDLKTASEIVEACHDFDFHNIIAEVQDDLYFHYHDERLINLFNLGDPAITSGDLRRMLNDDPTCMLIHATEKTAPLIRDHLSEVHAEVIHHRRWTAPWHVIELVKLGLNKAVGIQRAAADLNIPRERIIAFGDEDNDLEMIEYAGTGVAMGNAINELKNIANEVTLTNEEDGVAAFLESKLNLAIDKKSAI
- a CDS encoding metal-sulfur cluster assembly factor is translated as MDQDLKENILGALEQVVDPELGIDIVNLGLVYDVDMDEAGKTKVTMTLTSMGCPLAGIIVDQVKAALADIPEVKEVEVDIVWNPPWSRDMMSRYAKIALGIQ